A stretch of Miscanthus floridulus cultivar M001 chromosome 13, ASM1932011v1, whole genome shotgun sequence DNA encodes these proteins:
- the LOC136501691 gene encoding uncharacterized protein translates to MYASAIDALLPRCPLGDGTTYQRRRGAASRPHPTCQPGREPPRRGCTSTGTSPRTAGPLSAPRCAGEQDLAVAACYDGAARTYLRRYPAMPYGWPMTGYICPQVHHSEQVPPDGRLNHKEVQQADQTCSAPGKVEVRGAQCCRVE, encoded by the exons ATGTACGCCTCCGCCATCGATGCCCTCCTCCCGCGCTGCCCCCTCGGCGATGGGACGACATACCAGCGTCGACGCGGCGCAGCGTCGCGGCCACACCCGACGTGCCAGCCTGGGCGCGAGCCGCCACGGCGCGGCTGCACCAGCACGGGGACCAGCCCCCGTACAGCCGGCCCCCTCTCGGCACCGCGGTGTGCGGGCGAGCAGGACCTAGCGGTGGCCGCCTGCTACGACGGTGCGGCGCGGACGTACCTGCGCCGCTACCCCGCCATGCCTTACGGCTGGCCCATGACAGGCTACAT CTGCCCTCAAGTCCATCATAGCGAACAGGTTCCTCCTGATGGGCGGTTGAATCACAAGGAAGTGCAACAG GCTGACCAAACATGCTCAG CACCTGGTAAGGTTGAGGTGCGAGGAGCTCAGTGCTGCAGGGTGGAATGA